Proteins co-encoded in one Callospermophilus lateralis isolate mCalLat2 chromosome 2, mCalLat2.hap1, whole genome shotgun sequence genomic window:
- the Phldb1 gene encoding pleckstrin homology-like domain family B member 1 isoform X10, protein MRHWGRGLGWPPGTKELWSPRTMDALNRSQVGPGCKTQVVVQKGPLDLIETGKGLKVQTDKPHLVSLGSGRLSTAITLLPLEEGRTVIGSEARDISLQGPGLAPEHCYIENLRGTLTLYPCGNACTIDGLPIRQPTRLTQGCMLCLGQSTFLRFNHPAEAKWMKSMIPAGGRAPGPPYNPDSAESESLVNGNHTPQPATRGTPACASHSSLVSSIEKDLQEIMDSLVLEEPGAAGKKPAATSPLSPMANGGRYLLSPPTSPGAMSVGSSYENTSPAFSPLSSPASSGSCASHSPSGQEPGLSSVPPLVPARSSSYHLALQPPQSRPSGARSSESPRLGRKGGHERPPSPGLRGLLTDSPSATVLAEARKATESPRLGGQLPVVAISLSEYPAAGARSQPTSIPGSPKFQSPVPAPRNKISTLQDRPPSPFRDPPSTERVLTTSPSRQLVGRTFSDGSATRTLQPPESPRLGRRGLDSMRELPPLSPSLSRRALSPLPARTTPDPKLTREVADSPRPRRWAAHGASPEDFSLTLGTRGRRTRSPSPTLGESLAPRKGSFSGRLSPAYSLGSLTGASPRQSPHAQRKLSSGDLRVPVTRERKNSITEISDNEDDLLEYHRRQRQERLREQEMERLERQRLETILNLCAEYSRADGGPEAGELPSIGEATAALALAGRRPSRGFAGAIMASGRSSEEPGSAAQRLWESVERSDEENLKEECSSTESTQQEHEDAPSTKLQGELLALEEERAQVLGRVEQLKVRVKELEQQLQEAAREAEMERALLQGEREAERALLQKEQKAVDQLQEKLVALETGIQKERDKERAELAAGRRHLEARQALYAELQTQLDNCPESVREQLQEQLRREAEALETETKLFEDLEFQQLERESRVEEERELAGQGLLRSKAELLRSVAQRKERLAVLDSQAGQIRAQAVQESERLARDKNASLQLLQKEKEKLTVLERRYHSLTGGRPFPKTTSTLKEVYRSKMDGEATSPLPRTRSGPLPSSSGSSSSSSQLSVATLGRSPSPKSALLTQNGTGSLPRNLAATLQDIETKRQLALQQKVELLPAEPLPTDDPAGQQVIEEQRRRLAELKQKAAAEAQCQWDALHGAVPFQAGPSGYPPLMHHSILHHLPAGRERGDEGEHAYDTLSLESSDSMETSISTGGNSACSPDNMSSASGLDAGKIEEMEKMLKEAHAEKSRLMESREREMELRRQALEEERRRREQVERRLQSESARRQQLVEKEVKMREKQFSQARPLTRYLPIRKEDFDLKIHIESSGHGVDTCLHVVLSSKVCRGYLVKMGGKIKSWKKRWFVFDRLKRTLSYYVDKHETKLKGVIYFQAIEEVYYDHLRSAAKSPNPALTFCVKTHDRLYYMVAPSAEAMRIWMDVIVTGAEGYTQFMN, encoded by the exons GCTGCATGTTGTGCCTGGGTCAGTCCACCTTCCTCCGCTTTAACCACCCTGCTGAAGCCAAGTGGATGAAGAGCATGATTCCAGCAGGGGGCCGGGCTCCTGGGCCCCCCTACAACCCTGACTCTG CTGAATCAGAAAGTCTGGTGAATGGGAACCACACTCCACAGCCTGCAACCCGGGGAACCCCAGCTTGTGCCAGCCACAGTTCTTTAGTGAGCTCCATTGAGAAGGACCTGCAGGAAATCATGGACTCACTGGTGCTAGAGGAACCTGGAGCTGCTGGCAAGAAGCCTGCTGCAACCTCCCCACTATCGCCAATGGCTAATGGTGGCCGCTACCTGCTGTCCCCTCCAACCAGCCCTGGGGCCATGTCTGTGGGCTCCAGCTATGAGAACACCTCTCCAGCCTTCTCTCCACTCTCTTCACCAGCCAGCAGTGGGAGCTGTGCCAGCCATTCACCCAGTGGGCAGGAGCCAGGACTGTCTTCTGTACCCCCACTGGTGCCTGCTCGCTCATCCAGCTACCATTTGGCCCTGCAGCCCCCACAGTCCCGCCCAAGTGGTGCCCGCTCCTCTGAGAGTCCCCGGCTGGGTAGAAAAGGAGGTCATGAGAGGCCTCCCAGCCCTGGCCTCCGTGGGCTATTGACTGATAGCCCTTCAGCCACGGTCTTGGCAGAAGCCCGCAAAGCCACTGAGAGCCCCCGACTGGGAGGGCAGCTGCCTGTGGTAGCTATCAGCCTGAGTGAATACCCAGCTGCTGGTGCCCGCAGCCAACCCACCAGCATTCCTGGCAGCCCCAAGTTCCAGTCTCCAGTTCCTGCTCCTCGCAACAAGATCAGCACACTCCAGGACCGCCCTCCAAGCCCTTTCCGTGACCCTCCCAGCACGGAGAGGGTATTGACAACGAGTCCCTCTCGCCAACTGGTGGGCCGAACATTTTCAGATGGGTCAGCCACCCGCACCCTGCAGCCTCCTGAGAGTCCCCGCCTGGGTCGGCGGGGCCTGGACAGTATGCGAGAACTCCCTCCCTTGAGCCCATCTCTGTCCCGACGAGCTCTCTCCCCACTGCCTGCTCGGACCACCCCAGATCCCAAGCTCACCAGGGAGGTAGCAGACAGTCCACGGCCCCGGCGCTGGGCAGCCCATGGAGCTTCACCGGAGGACTTCTCCCTGACTTTGGGGACACGAGGCCGCAGAACACGGAGTCCCTCACCCACCCTGGGGGAGTCCTTGGCACCTCGCAAGGGCAGCTTCAGTGGCAGGCTGAGCCCAGCCTATAGTCTGGGTTCTCTTACTGGGGCTTCGCCACGCCAGAGCCCTCATGCCCAGAGGAAGCTCTCCAGTGGGGACTTGCGGGTGCCTGTCACTCGGGAAAGGAAAAATAGCATCACAGAGATCAGTGACAATGAAGATGACCTCCTGGAGTACCACCGGCGGCAGCGCCAAGAGCGGCTCCGGGAGCAGGAGATGGAGAGACTG GAGCGCCAGCGCTTGGAGACCATCCTGAACCTGTGTGCTGAGTACAGCCGGGCTGATGGGGGACCAGAGGCCGGGGAGCTGCCCAGCATTGGGGAGGCCACTGCAGCTTTGGCACTGGCAGGTCGGAGGCCCTCACGAGGCTTTGCTGGGGCCATTATGGCCTCTGGACGGAGCAGCGAGGAGCCTGGAAGTGCTGCCCAACGCCTGTGGGAGAGCGTGGAGCGCTCAGATGAAGAAAATCTCAAGGAGGAGTGCAGTAGCACAGAGAGCACCCAGCAGGAg CATGAAGATGCACCTAGCACCAAGCTCCAGGGAGAGCTGCTAGCCCTAGAAGAGGAGCGGGCTCAGGTGTTGGGGCGTGTGGAGCAGCTCAAGGTCCGCGTGAAGGAGCTAGAGCAGCAGCTACAAGAAGCGGCCAGAGAG GCCGAAATGGAGAGGGCGCTGCTGCAGGGGGAGAGGGAAGCAGAGCGGGCACTGCTGcagaaggagcaaaaggcagtggACCAACTACAGGAGAAGCTGGTGGCCTTGGAGACTGGCATCCAGAAGGAGAGAGACAAG GAGAGGGCGGAGCTGGCCGCGGGACGGAGGCACCTGGAGGCCCGCCAGGCGCTCTACGCCGAGCTCCAGACGCAGCTCGATAACTGCCCCGAGTCAGTGCGGGAACAGTTACAGGAGCAGCTGAGAAGG GAGGCAGAGGCCCTGGAGACGGAGACAAAGCTCTTTGAAGACTTGGAGTTCCAGCAGCTGGAGCGCGAGAGCCGCGTGGAGGAGGAGCGCGAGTTGGCGGGCCAGGGGCTGCTGCGGAGCAAGGCCGAGCTGCTGCGCAGTGTCGCCCAGAGGAAG GAGCGCCTGGCCGTCCTGGACAGTCAAGCTGGGCAGATCCGGGCCCAGGCTGTGCAGGAGTCGGAGCGCCTGGCCCGGGACAAGAATGCATCCCTGCAGCTGCTGCAGAAG GAAAAGGAGAAACTGACTGTGCTGGAAAGAAGGTACCACTCACTCACGGGGGGCAGGCCTTTCCCGAAGACCACCTCAACCCTCAAAGAG GTTTACCGTTCCAAGATGGATGGTGAGGCCACCAGTCCCCTGCCCCGGACTCGCAGtggccccctcccctcctcttctggCTCTTCCTCCTCGTCCTCACAGCTCAGCGTGGCTACTCTGGGCCGTAGCCCTTCTCCAAAG AGTGCTCTGCTCACCCAGAATGGCACTGGCAGCCTTCCCCGCAACCTGGCAGCCACATTGCAGGACATTGAGACCAAGCGCCAACTGGCTCTGCAGCAGAAGG TCGAGTTGCTTCCTGCCGAGCCCCTCCCAACTGACGACCCAGCAG GGCAGCAGGTGATCGAGGAGCAGCGGCGGCGGCTGGCTGAGCTGAAGCAGAAAGCGGCGGCGGAGGCGCAGTGCCAGTGGGATGCCCTGCATGGGGCAGTGCCCTTCCAGGCAGGCCCCTCGGGCTACCCCCCACTCATGCACCACTCCATCCTGCACCACCTGCCAGCCGGGCGGGAGCGTGGGGACGAGGGTGAACACGCCTATGACACGCTGAGCCTGGAGAGCTCGGACAGCATGGAGACCAGCATCTCCACTGGGGGCAATTCGGCCTGCTCTCCTGACAACATGTCCAG TGCCAGTGGTCTGGACGCGGGCAAGATTGAGGAGATGGAGAAGATGCTAAAAGAAGCTCATGCAGAGAAGAGTCGGCTCATGGAGTCCAGG GAGAGGGAGATGGAGCTGCGCAGGCAGGCCCTGGAGGAGGAGCGGCGGAGGCGGGAACAGGTGGAACGGAGGCTGCAGAGTGAGAGCGCTCGGAGGCAGCAGCTGGTGGAGAAGGAGGTCAAGATGCGGGAGAAACAGTTTTCCCAG GCCCGGCCCCTGACCCGCTACCTGCCTATCCGGAAGGAAGACTTTGACCTGAAGATCCACATCGAGTCATCAGGCCATGGTGTGGATACCTGCTTGCATGTGGTGCTCAGCAGTAAG GTCTGCCGTGGCTACTTGGTCAAGATGGGTGGAAAGATTAAATCCTGGAAGAAGCGCTGGTTTGTCTTTGACCGGCTCAAGCGCACCCTTTCCTACTATGTGG ACAAGCATGAGACGAAGCTGAAGGGGGTCATCTACTTCCAGGCCATCGAGGAAGTGTACTATGACCACCTGCGCAGTGCAGCCAAG AGCCCAAACCCAGCCCTCACCTTCTGCGTGAAGACCCATGACCGACTGTACTACATGGTGGCCCCGTCTGCGGAGGCCATGCGCATCTGGATGGATGTCATCGTCACAGGGGCTGAGGGCTACACTCAGTTTATGAACTGA
- the Phldb1 gene encoding pleckstrin homology-like domain family B member 1 isoform X8 — translation MRHWGRGLGWPPGTKELWSPRTMDALNRSQVGPGCKTQVVVQKGPLDLIETGKGLKVQTDKPHLVSLGSGRLSTAITLLPLEEGRTVIGSEARDISLQGPGLAPEHCYIENLRGTLTLYPCGNACTIDGLPIRQPTRLTQGCMLCLGQSTFLRFNHPAEAKWMKSMIPAGGRAPGPPYNPDSAESESLVNGNHTPQPATRGTPACASHSSLVSSIEKDLQEIMDSLVLEEPGAAGKKPAATSPLSPMANGGRYLLSPPTSPGAMSVGSSYENTSPAFSPLSSPASSGSCASHSPSGQEPGLSSVPPLVPARSSSYHLALQPPQSRPSGARSSESPRLGRKGGHERPPSPGLRGLLTDSPSATVLAEARKATESPRLGGQLPVVAISLSEYPAAGARSQPTSIPGSPKFQSPVPAPRNKISTLQDRPPSPFRDPPSTERVLTTSPSRQLVGRTFSDGSATRTLQPPESPRLGRRGLDSMRELPPLSPSLSRRALSPLPARTTPDPKLTREVADSPRPRRWAAHGASPEDFSLTLGTRGRRTRSPSPTLGESLAPRKGSFSGRLSPAYSLGSLTGASPRQSPHAQRKLSSGDLRVPVTRERKNSITEISDNEDDLLEYHRRQRQERLREQEMERLERQRLETILNLCAEYSRADGGPEAGELPSIGEATAALALAGRRPSRGFAGAIMASGRSSEEPGSAAQRLWESVERSDEENLKEECSSTESTQQEHEDAPSTKLQGELLALEEERAQVLGRVEQLKVRVKELEQQLQEAAREAEMERALLQGEREAERALLQKEQKAVDQLQEKLVALETGIQKERDKERAELAAGRRHLEARQALYAELQTQLDNCPESVREQLQEQLRREAEALETETKLFEDLEFQQLERESRVEEERELAGQGLLRSKAELLRSVAQRKERLAVLDSQAGQIRAQAVQESERLARDKNASLQLLQKEKEKLTVLERRYHSLTGGRPFPKTTSTLKEMEKLLLPAVDLEQWYQELMAGLGTGPTAASPRSSPPPLPAKASRQLQVYRSKMDGEATSPLPRTRSGPLPSSSGSSSSSSQLSVATLGRSPSPKSALLTQNGTGSLPRNLAATLQDIETKRQLALQQKGQQVIEEQRRRLAELKQKAAAEAQCQWDALHGAVPFQAGPSGYPPLMHHSILHHLPAGRERGDEGEHAYDTLSLESSDSMETSISTGGNSACSPDNMSSASGLDAGKIEEMEKMLKEAHAEKSRLMESREREMELRRQALEEERRRREQVERRLQSESARRQQLVEKEVKMREKQFSQARPLTRYLPIRKEDFDLKIHIESSGHGVDTCLHVVLSSKVCRGYLVKMGGKIKSWKKRWFVFDRLKRTLSYYVDKHETKLKGVIYFQAIEEVYYDHLRSAAKSPNPALTFCVKTHDRLYYMVAPSAEAMRIWMDVIVTGAEGYTQFMN, via the exons GCTGCATGTTGTGCCTGGGTCAGTCCACCTTCCTCCGCTTTAACCACCCTGCTGAAGCCAAGTGGATGAAGAGCATGATTCCAGCAGGGGGCCGGGCTCCTGGGCCCCCCTACAACCCTGACTCTG CTGAATCAGAAAGTCTGGTGAATGGGAACCACACTCCACAGCCTGCAACCCGGGGAACCCCAGCTTGTGCCAGCCACAGTTCTTTAGTGAGCTCCATTGAGAAGGACCTGCAGGAAATCATGGACTCACTGGTGCTAGAGGAACCTGGAGCTGCTGGCAAGAAGCCTGCTGCAACCTCCCCACTATCGCCAATGGCTAATGGTGGCCGCTACCTGCTGTCCCCTCCAACCAGCCCTGGGGCCATGTCTGTGGGCTCCAGCTATGAGAACACCTCTCCAGCCTTCTCTCCACTCTCTTCACCAGCCAGCAGTGGGAGCTGTGCCAGCCATTCACCCAGTGGGCAGGAGCCAGGACTGTCTTCTGTACCCCCACTGGTGCCTGCTCGCTCATCCAGCTACCATTTGGCCCTGCAGCCCCCACAGTCCCGCCCAAGTGGTGCCCGCTCCTCTGAGAGTCCCCGGCTGGGTAGAAAAGGAGGTCATGAGAGGCCTCCCAGCCCTGGCCTCCGTGGGCTATTGACTGATAGCCCTTCAGCCACGGTCTTGGCAGAAGCCCGCAAAGCCACTGAGAGCCCCCGACTGGGAGGGCAGCTGCCTGTGGTAGCTATCAGCCTGAGTGAATACCCAGCTGCTGGTGCCCGCAGCCAACCCACCAGCATTCCTGGCAGCCCCAAGTTCCAGTCTCCAGTTCCTGCTCCTCGCAACAAGATCAGCACACTCCAGGACCGCCCTCCAAGCCCTTTCCGTGACCCTCCCAGCACGGAGAGGGTATTGACAACGAGTCCCTCTCGCCAACTGGTGGGCCGAACATTTTCAGATGGGTCAGCCACCCGCACCCTGCAGCCTCCTGAGAGTCCCCGCCTGGGTCGGCGGGGCCTGGACAGTATGCGAGAACTCCCTCCCTTGAGCCCATCTCTGTCCCGACGAGCTCTCTCCCCACTGCCTGCTCGGACCACCCCAGATCCCAAGCTCACCAGGGAGGTAGCAGACAGTCCACGGCCCCGGCGCTGGGCAGCCCATGGAGCTTCACCGGAGGACTTCTCCCTGACTTTGGGGACACGAGGCCGCAGAACACGGAGTCCCTCACCCACCCTGGGGGAGTCCTTGGCACCTCGCAAGGGCAGCTTCAGTGGCAGGCTGAGCCCAGCCTATAGTCTGGGTTCTCTTACTGGGGCTTCGCCACGCCAGAGCCCTCATGCCCAGAGGAAGCTCTCCAGTGGGGACTTGCGGGTGCCTGTCACTCGGGAAAGGAAAAATAGCATCACAGAGATCAGTGACAATGAAGATGACCTCCTGGAGTACCACCGGCGGCAGCGCCAAGAGCGGCTCCGGGAGCAGGAGATGGAGAGACTG GAGCGCCAGCGCTTGGAGACCATCCTGAACCTGTGTGCTGAGTACAGCCGGGCTGATGGGGGACCAGAGGCCGGGGAGCTGCCCAGCATTGGGGAGGCCACTGCAGCTTTGGCACTGGCAGGTCGGAGGCCCTCACGAGGCTTTGCTGGGGCCATTATGGCCTCTGGACGGAGCAGCGAGGAGCCTGGAAGTGCTGCCCAACGCCTGTGGGAGAGCGTGGAGCGCTCAGATGAAGAAAATCTCAAGGAGGAGTGCAGTAGCACAGAGAGCACCCAGCAGGAg CATGAAGATGCACCTAGCACCAAGCTCCAGGGAGAGCTGCTAGCCCTAGAAGAGGAGCGGGCTCAGGTGTTGGGGCGTGTGGAGCAGCTCAAGGTCCGCGTGAAGGAGCTAGAGCAGCAGCTACAAGAAGCGGCCAGAGAG GCCGAAATGGAGAGGGCGCTGCTGCAGGGGGAGAGGGAAGCAGAGCGGGCACTGCTGcagaaggagcaaaaggcagtggACCAACTACAGGAGAAGCTGGTGGCCTTGGAGACTGGCATCCAGAAGGAGAGAGACAAG GAGAGGGCGGAGCTGGCCGCGGGACGGAGGCACCTGGAGGCCCGCCAGGCGCTCTACGCCGAGCTCCAGACGCAGCTCGATAACTGCCCCGAGTCAGTGCGGGAACAGTTACAGGAGCAGCTGAGAAGG GAGGCAGAGGCCCTGGAGACGGAGACAAAGCTCTTTGAAGACTTGGAGTTCCAGCAGCTGGAGCGCGAGAGCCGCGTGGAGGAGGAGCGCGAGTTGGCGGGCCAGGGGCTGCTGCGGAGCAAGGCCGAGCTGCTGCGCAGTGTCGCCCAGAGGAAG GAGCGCCTGGCCGTCCTGGACAGTCAAGCTGGGCAGATCCGGGCCCAGGCTGTGCAGGAGTCGGAGCGCCTGGCCCGGGACAAGAATGCATCCCTGCAGCTGCTGCAGAAG GAAAAGGAGAAACTGACTGTGCTGGAAAGAAGGTACCACTCACTCACGGGGGGCAGGCCTTTCCCGAAGACCACCTCAACCCTCAAAGAG ATGGAGAAGCTGCTGCTCCCTGCTGTAGACTTAGAGCAGTGGTACCAGGAGCTGATGGCCGGGTTGGGGACTGGTCCCACTGCAGCCTCCCCTCGCTCCTCCCCCCCGCCTCTGCCCGCCAAAGCTTCCCGTCAACTGCAG GTTTACCGTTCCAAGATGGATGGTGAGGCCACCAGTCCCCTGCCCCGGACTCGCAGtggccccctcccctcctcttctggCTCTTCCTCCTCGTCCTCACAGCTCAGCGTGGCTACTCTGGGCCGTAGCCCTTCTCCAAAG AGTGCTCTGCTCACCCAGAATGGCACTGGCAGCCTTCCCCGCAACCTGGCAGCCACATTGCAGGACATTGAGACCAAGCGCCAACTGGCTCTGCAGCAGAAGG GGCAGCAGGTGATCGAGGAGCAGCGGCGGCGGCTGGCTGAGCTGAAGCAGAAAGCGGCGGCGGAGGCGCAGTGCCAGTGGGATGCCCTGCATGGGGCAGTGCCCTTCCAGGCAGGCCCCTCGGGCTACCCCCCACTCATGCACCACTCCATCCTGCACCACCTGCCAGCCGGGCGGGAGCGTGGGGACGAGGGTGAACACGCCTATGACACGCTGAGCCTGGAGAGCTCGGACAGCATGGAGACCAGCATCTCCACTGGGGGCAATTCGGCCTGCTCTCCTGACAACATGTCCAG TGCCAGTGGTCTGGACGCGGGCAAGATTGAGGAGATGGAGAAGATGCTAAAAGAAGCTCATGCAGAGAAGAGTCGGCTCATGGAGTCCAGG GAGAGGGAGATGGAGCTGCGCAGGCAGGCCCTGGAGGAGGAGCGGCGGAGGCGGGAACAGGTGGAACGGAGGCTGCAGAGTGAGAGCGCTCGGAGGCAGCAGCTGGTGGAGAAGGAGGTCAAGATGCGGGAGAAACAGTTTTCCCAG GCCCGGCCCCTGACCCGCTACCTGCCTATCCGGAAGGAAGACTTTGACCTGAAGATCCACATCGAGTCATCAGGCCATGGTGTGGATACCTGCTTGCATGTGGTGCTCAGCAGTAAG GTCTGCCGTGGCTACTTGGTCAAGATGGGTGGAAAGATTAAATCCTGGAAGAAGCGCTGGTTTGTCTTTGACCGGCTCAAGCGCACCCTTTCCTACTATGTGG ACAAGCATGAGACGAAGCTGAAGGGGGTCATCTACTTCCAGGCCATCGAGGAAGTGTACTATGACCACCTGCGCAGTGCAGCCAAG AGCCCAAACCCAGCCCTCACCTTCTGCGTGAAGACCCATGACCGACTGTACTACATGGTGGCCCCGTCTGCGGAGGCCATGCGCATCTGGATGGATGTCATCGTCACAGGGGCTGAGGGCTACACTCAGTTTATGAACTGA